The following is a genomic window from SAR86 cluster bacterium.
TTGATGACTTTTCATCTTTAAGTTCTATATTAAGACACTCTTTAAAAAAATTAACTATTTCTTTTAATTCTTGGAGAAGTTCTTCATCTGATATCTCTTTACCGTCTCTACAAAAAATTACATCACCATTTTTAATTTCAGGTTCGTAATGTTTGTATACAAATGAATCTCCATATCTGAAAGGATTTTCAATAAAATTTGAAATCTTTGTCTTGGAATCATGTATCTCTCTAGTCCAACTTGTTTCTGGAATATGAGTCTCACTTATGCCATATGCAAGAATCAATATATTCTGTTCTTTATAAAATAAATAAACTGGGTTATATCCATTACTCACCGGCATATCCGGTGCTCTCAATGCAACCCATGGCACTTTTGATAAATTACCTTGTCCGAAAGATACCTTCATTTTAAGATCTAAAAATTCTTTAGGGTAATCTTTCGTTTTAAGACTATCTGTCTCTGTTTGCTTGATAAAATCTTTTAAGAATTCCATTGAATAAGTATGCCATGAACTTATGACTTTCAATAGTTCTTAAAGTGTGTCAGATTTGTATTTGTAAGATTTGGAAACCTGCATTCCTACATTGAAGTGACAAATTGTCTCATACGTAAACTACTGATATAAGGTAATTATTTCATTCCCACTCAATAGTTGCAGGCGGTTTACTGGAAATATCGTAAACTACCCTGCTTACATCTTCTATTTCATTAACTATTCTATTAGAAACATGTTCTAAAAATTCATAGGGTAAATGTGCCCATCTAGCTGTCATAAAGTCGACTGTCTCAACTGCTCTTAATCCTATAACTTCTGCATATCTTCTTTCATCTCCAACAACTCCAACTGATTTTATTGGTAAAAGAACTGCGAAAGCTTGACTGACTTTATTGTAATGATCTGCTTTAATGAGCTCCTCTATAAAAATATTATCTGCTTCTTGCAATACTTTCACTTTTTCTTTTGTTACCTCTCCTAAAATTCTTACACCCAAGCCTGGACCAGGAAAAGGATGTCTATTTATCATTGATGAAGATATACCCATTGCGGCCCCCATTTTTCTTACTTCATCTTTAAATAGATCTCTTAAGGGTTCAACTAAATTTAATTTCATCTCTTCAGGCAAACCACCCACATTATGATGGGATTTTATGACTCTAGCTTCTTTTGATTCTGATCCTGAGGACTCTATTACATCAGGATAAATTGTCCCTTGTGCTAAAAATGAAATATCTTTTAACTTTGTTGCTTCTGAATCAAATACATCAATAAAGGTTCGACCAATTATCTTTCTTTTTTGTTCTGGATCTTCGATATTTTTTAAATGTCTAAAAAAAATTTCTTGAGAATCTGATTTTATAACATTGAGATTCATGTGTTCTTTAAATGTTTCCATTACTGAAATAGCTTCATCTTTTCTTAATAATCCATTATCAACAAATACACACGTAAGTTTTTTACCAATTGCCTTGTTAAGCAAAGCAGCTGTAACTGAAGAATCAACTCCGCCAGATAGCCCTAAAAGAACTTTTTTGTCGCCAACTTGATCTTTGATTTCATTTATTCTTGATGAAATTAAATCATCCATCTTCCACTCTGATTTTGCTTTTGCGATATCAAAAATGAAGTTATCCAATATTTCATTTCCACTTTTAGTGTGAGTAACTTCTGGATGAAACTGAAGAGCATAAATTGGTAAGGTTTTGTGCTGCATTGCTGCTACTGGAGCTGTTTGAGTTGATGCGATAAGATCAAATTCATCTGGTAAATCTTGAACTTGATCTCCATGACTCATCCAAACGTTTAATTTTTTAGGTAAATTTTTAAATAAAGTTGAGTCATTCACAATCTTTAGTTCTGAATGTCCAAATTCTTTTTGATTTGATGATATGACGCTACCACCCATTTGTTCAGCAAGTGTTTGCATGCCGTAGCAAATTCCTAAAATCGGAACATTAATATCAAAGAGGCATTTTGGTATTCTTGGTGTAAAACTCTCAGTAACAGAATTAGGTCCACCCGAAAGTATTACTGCTTTGGGATTAAGTTTTATAATTTTTTCTTCAGATATGTCCCATGGTAATATTTCAGAATAAACAAGGCTCTCTCTAACTCTTCTTGCAATTAATTGAGTGTATTGTGAACCAAAATCTAAAACTAAAATTGTGTCAATCTTTTTATTGCTAACAGATAGTTTGCTCATTTCTTAGCTTCTTTGGTAGTTAGGAGCCTCTTTTGTAATCATCACATCATGAACATGACTTTCAGTCATACCAGCATTTGTAATTTCAATAAATTGACTATTTTTTTGCATTTCATTGATTGTTTTACATCCAACGTATCCCATGCTTTGTCTTAAGCCGCCTATAAGTTGATTGATTACATTAATAACTAATCCTTTATATGGAACTCTACCTTCAATGCCTTCTGGAACAAGTTTATCAGCATCAACATCTTCCTGTAGATATCTGTTTGCATCTTCTCTTTCAGTCATAGCACCAATGGATCCCATGCCTCTGTATGTTTTAAAGCTTCGACCTTGGAATAATTCAACTTCGCCAGGAGCTTCCTCAGTACCAGCAAATAAACCTCCAAGCATAACAGAGTCAGCACCAGCAGAAATAGCTTTTGCAATATCACCAGAGAATCTAATACCACCATCAGCAATAATATTTACATTTTTATCTTTTAAAGCATCTTTAATATCTAGTATCGCTGAGATTTGTGGAACACCTATGCCTGCAACAATTCTAGTTGTGCATATTGATCCAGGTCCCATACCTACTTTCACCGCATCTACGCCTGCCTTTGCTAGCTCAATAGCTGCATCAGCAGTAGCAATGTTTCCACCAATGATATCAATGTCTTTGAATTCTTTTTTAATTAATTGAACTGTTTTTATTACATTTTTTGAATGTCCATGAGCACTATCGATGACAAATACGTCAACACCTGATTTAAATAAAGCTTCTGCTCTTTCCATAGTATCACTACCTGTACCTAATGCAGCACCGACCATTAACCTGCCTGATGAATCTTTGGTTGCGTCTGGATGTTGGGCTGATTTTTCAATATCTTTCATCGTAACCAAACCAGTTAATAATTTTTGAGAATCTAAAACTAAAACTTTTTCAATTCTATTTTCATACATTAATCTTTTAACTTCATCTTGAGAAGTTCCCTCTTGAACAGTTACTAATCTATTTAATGGGGTCATGATTGATGCAACAGAGGATTCCATGTTATCTGCATAGCGAAAATCTCTACTTGTAACAATACCCATCAGTTCACCATTATCTAAGACTGGCATACCAGATATATTTAACTCATTAGTTAATTGCTTAAGCTCAGAGATTGATTTTGTTGAATGAATAGTAACTGGATCTCTAACGATTCCACTTTCATATTTTTTTACGGCCCTTACTATATTTGATTGCTCTTCAATTGAATTATTTTTATGAACAATACCAATGCCACCTGCTTCAGCAAGAGATATACCCATCCTGGATTCAGTTACAGTATCCATGGCTGCAGATATTAATGGAGTTTTTAAGGCTATGTTTTTAGTGAGATAAGTTTCTGTTACAGCTTCGCTAGGTAAGAAATCACTGTACCTAGGCAGGAGAAGAACATCATCAAATGTCAGTGCTTTAGATTTTACTTTGTCCATGTTGGATTATACCAATACTTAAAAGAAAAAAAAATATCTATTTAAAAAACTAGTCCTAAAATATAAATGGCTGTGAGTCCGGCATTTAGAACAATCAAAGATTGTTCCTTCCATAAAATTCCAACAAGAACCCATAATGAGTTTGCAGAAATAAAAGCCCAATGATGGTACTCTAACTCAGGAACAAAGCTAGCAAGGCCTGCAGCGATAATTAAAATTGCTGTGGCAATCCATGCTAATGATTGATAAGGCTTTTCGTTTTGATTCATAATTTAGATTAATTAATTTTTGTATAATCTATCTGTTTTGGCAGCGCATATAAAATCATTCTGATGTAAGCCTTGAATTTTGTGAGACCACCAAATAACTCTAACTTTTCCCCACTCAAGGGTAATTTTTGGATGATGATCTTCTTCATCAGCAAGAGTCGCTACTTTATTTGTGAAAACTAAAGATTGTTCGTAATCGGAAAATTTAAATAGGCATGTTAGTTTTTTTATATTGTTTTCTTCAATTACGTCCCACAAAGGTATTTGAGACATAAGAATAGGAATTTCTTCATTCGACACTTTTGGTGCATCTATTCTGCAAGCTTCACATTTTTTATTAATTAATTCATTCATTTAAATGCCGCCTTTAGAAAGTTTGGATGGATTAAGAAGTTTAGCAAGTTTAGCTTTAGATATGTTCGTTTCTTCTTCAGCCACATCAATGATTGGCCTCTTTTCTTTATATGCCTTTTTTGCAATAAATGCTGCTTTTTCATATCCAATTATTGGGTTGAGTGCGGTAACTAAAATAGGGTTTTTTTGTAAAGATTCATTCAAATTATTATGATTAACCTTGAAAGATTTGATTGCTTTCTTTGACAAAACTGACATTGAACCAGCTAAAAGGCTTATGCTTTTTAGCAAATTGTATGCGATTACAGGTAACATTACGTTGAGTTGAAAATTTCCAGACTGGGCTGCTACTGAAATTGATGCGTCGTTTCCTATTACATCGGCAGAAACCATTGCTACTGCCTCAGGTATAACTGGATTCACTTTACCTGGCATTATACTGCTGCCTGGCTGAAGCGCTTTTAATTCAATTTCAGACAATCCAGCCAAAGGTCCACTATTCATCCATCTCAAATCATTAGAAATTTTCATCAGGACAATAGCAAGATTTTTAAGCTCTCCCGAAAGCTGGACAGAAGTATCTTGTGCACTTAATTCATGATAAAAATTCTTACTTGGAACAAATTTATGCTTTAGCAATTTTGATACTTCTATTGAGAAATTTTTAGCAAATTGTTTGTGTGCATTAATCCCTGATCCAACTGCAGTTCCTCCTTGGGGAAGTTGAAGTAATTTATTTTCTAGGATATGTAACATTTCTTTTGATGATTTTAATTGACTTGACCAAGCTCCAATTTCTTCAGCAAAATCTATAGGCATTGCATCCATAAGATGAGTTCTGCCAGTTTTAATTACTCCTTCAACAGATACAGCCTTAGAATCAATATCTTTAATAAGATTTTCTAAAGCAGGCAAAAGCTTACTTGTTAAATCCATATGCGCACTTATTTTTATTGCAGTTGGGATAACATCATTGCTACTTTGACTCATATTTACATCATCATTCGGTGAAATTGAAGTTTTTGAATATTTTGAAGCGAGATTAGCAATAACTTCATTGGCATTCATATTTGAGCTTGTTCCTGACCCTGTTTGAAAAACATCAATTGGAAACTCATGATGATGTTTTTCTTGCCATATCTCTTTAGCAGCTTTAGAAATTGATTTTGATTTCTTTGAAGAAATCAATTTTAATTTTAAATTAGCTTTTGCAGCTGCATCTTTGATTATTCCAAGGGAACTCACAAAAGACTTTGTAAATGGGAAGTCCATTTTAATACCACTGATAGGAAAATTATTGATAGCCCTCTGAGTTTGCGCACCCCAAAGAGCTTTAGATGGCACTTTAACTTCACCTAAACTATCTTTTTCAATTCTAAATTTCATATTTTGCCTTTTTTTGATAAGCTATTTTAACACTAATGAGTGATGGAGATAAAAAACTATGTCAAATGTTTCACCAATTAAGATAGATATTTTAGATGGAAGGCTTCCGGTAAAAGAAAAAGGTATTAAAATGCAAGAATTTTCAAGTACGGCTGAACTTAGAAGAAACCAACTTGAGAAACTTGCTGCAGGCTTTAGATTGTTTGATTATTTTGGTTTTAATGAGGGACTTGCTGGCCACATTACTTATAGAGATCCAGAATTTGCAGACCATTTTTGGGTAAATCCTCTAGGTGTTCATTTCTCCCAAATTTCAGTATCTGATCTTATTTTAGTAAATCATGATGGTAATATTATTCAAGGTGATAAGGACATTAATGTAGCTGCTTTTGCAATTCACTCAAGGCTTCATCAAGCCAGACCTGATATAAACTCAGCTGCTCATTCTCATTCTATATATGGAAGGACATTTTCAACATTAGGAAAACTACTTGATCCAATATCTCAAGATGCTTGTGCATTTTATGAAAATCAAAGCATTTATAAAGATTTTTCTGGAGTCGTTGAAGAAGTTGATGAAGGTGATGAAATAGCTAAAGCTTTGGGTGATAAAAAAGTTATTATCATGCAAAACCATGGAATTTTAACAACAGGCCCATCAGTCGACATCGCCTTGTGGTTTTACATGTCTATGGAAAGATCCTGTCAGGCTCAGTTGATGGCAGAAGCAGCAGGAGATCCAGTAATTATTGATCATGAAACAGCTGTTAAAACAAGAGAGTTTATTGCAAATGACATTGCAGCTTGGGCAAGTTATCAACCAGCTTTTGACAAAATTGTTAAAGCCCAGCCAGATCTATTAGATTAACTAGCTTGAGGAAAAATTAAGGCCTTTGTTTCTAAAAAGTCTTCCATTCCATGGACACCATGCTCTCTTCCATTTCCAGACGTTTTATAACCGCCAAAAGGAGCTCCTGTACCTCTTGCTCCCCCATTAATAGTAATTTGCCCTGCTCTAATTTTTCTTCCAACCTCTTGAGCATGAGATAGTTCGCCTTGGACATAACCAGCCAAACCATATTCTGAGTCATTAGCAATATTAATTGCTTCATCCTCTGTATTATATTTTATGATACATAACACAGGTCCAAATATTTCTTCTTGAGCAATAGTCATATCATTAGTTACATCAGCAAAAACCGTAGGTTTAACATAAAAACCTTTTTCATAACCATCTGGTTTATCAATGCCTCCAGCAACAAGTTTTGCACCTTCTTCGATACCTATTTCAATCATTCTTATTATTTTTTCATATTGGGTTCTATTTGATATTGGTCCAATTCTATATTCTCCATTTGGATCACCAACAGTTGTTGAATTTGCTACCTCAACTGCAACTTCTACAGCTTTTTCATAATTTTTTTCTGAAACTAAAAGCCTTGTGGGTGCATTACAAGATTGACCAGAATTTAAAAAACAATGGCCAACTCCACCTTTAACTGATTTTTCTAGATCTGCTACAGAGTCGAGGATTATATTTGCTGACTTACCACCCAATTCTTGCGAAACTCTTTTAACAGAGGCTGCAGAAGCTTGAGCAACTGCAATACCTGCTCTAGTTGAGCCTGTGATAGACATCATATCGACATTGACATGCTCAGATAATGCTGCACCAACTATTGGGCCATATCCATTTACTAAATTGAATACGCCTTTTGGTAGTCCAGCTTTATCAATTACTTCAGCTAATAACATCGCGCAATATGGAGATATTTCGCTGGGTTTTAATATCATAGTACATCCAGACGCAATAGCAGCAGATACTTTAGTTGTAATTTGATTCATTGGCCAATTCCAAGGAGTTATCATGCCAATTACGCCAATTGGTTCTTTTCTTAATAAATAATCTCCTTCAGGCTTCTCAAATTCATAAATTTTTAAAGCATCAAGTGTTTCATTAAAATTTTTAATGCCAGTTGATGCTTGAGCTCTATTAGATAGCCATGTTGGTGCACCCATTTCAAGAGTAATAGTTTCAACAAAATCTTGATATCTGTTTTCATATTCTTTAATAATAGCTTCTAGGTATTCGATCCTCTCTTTTTTTGTTGTTTGGCCAAACGATTTAAATGCTTCATTAGCAGCCTTAACTGCAGAATTAATATCTTGTTTTGAACCTGCAGTGACATGTCCAATTATTTCTTCATTTGCAGGATTAACCACCTCAATTGTTTCAGAAGAATCTGATTCAACCCATTCACCATTAATATAGAAATTTAATTCATCTCTCATTTTTGCTCCAGTGTCTTATGTAAATTTAAAAATTATACCTAAATAAAAAACTTCTTTAACTAGCTTTTTAAAATAAGCCCTTTATATTTTTTTTGTCATCCACGCTTATAGCCTCTGATGCAGGTTTCCTAGGCAACCCTGGCATAGTCATTATTTCACCGCAAATAACTACGATAAATTCAGCCCCAGAACAAAGTCTAATTTCTCTAATAGGAACTTCGTGTCCAGAAGGTGCTCCCATCAAAAGTGGATCTGTAGAAAAACTATATTGTGTCTTTGCCATACAAATTGGATAGGAACCAAAACCATCTTTTTCAAATTTTTCAAATTTATTTCTGACTTTTTTATCTGCAATAATATTCTCAGCACCATAAATATTTTTTGCAATTGACTTTGTTTTTTCCCAAAGAGTCATTTCATCATCATAAAGCAGTTTGAAATTTGAAGTGTTCGATTCAATTATTTCTACGACTTCTTGTGCTAAACTTTCAGCGCCTTTGCCTCCATCTGACCAATGTGAAGAAATTTTACAACTTACTTTTAAATTTTCACAAAACTTTACGATTGCATTGTGCTCATTCTGTGTATCAGTAATAAAATCATTGATTGCAACAACAACAGGTACACCAAATTTTTTAATATTTTCTATATGTCTTCCTAGATTTTCACATCCATTTATAACAGCATCAATGTTTTCAGAATTAAGGTCTTCTTTTTTTACACCACCATGCATTTTTAATGCTTTAGTAGTCGCTACTAGCACTACTGCATCTGGTTTAAGTTCAGCTTTTCTACATTTAATATCAAAAAATTTTTCTGCTCCTAAATCAGCACCAAATCCAGCCTCAGTGACAACATAATCTGCTAATTTTAATGCGCTCTTTGTAGCAATAACTGAATTGCATCCATGAGCAATATTAGCAAAAGGGCCTCCATGCATTAATGCAGGATTATTTTCAAGAGTCTGAACTAAATTAGGCTGAAATGCATCTCTTAAAAGTGCAGTCAATGCTCCTTGTGCATTTAATTGCCTAACTTTAATTGGCTCTTGATTTCTTTTGTATCCAATAACAATATTTCCAATTCTTTCTTCTAAATCTTTTAAGTCTGTTGCCAGACAAAATACTGCCATTATTTCAGATGCAACTGTGATATCAAATCCACTTTGACGAGGTATACCATTTCCAACTCCTCCAAGTCCACAGGTAATATCTCGAAGTGACCTATCATTCATGTCTACTACTCTTCTCCATGTAATTCTTCTGGGATCAATTTCTAAAGAATTTTCCCAATGAATATGATTATCAACTAGTGCTGATAATAAATTGTGAGCAGCACTAATCGCATGAAAGTCTCCTGTAAAATGAAGATTTATATCTGTCATAGGCACTACTTGGGCATAGCCACCTCCAGCTGCACCTCCCTTCATACCAAAACATGGACCCAAGCTTGGCTCTCTTAGACAAATTAAGGCTTTTTTACCTATACTGCATAAGCCATCAACTAAACCAACACTTGTTGTCGTTTTTCCCTCACCAGCAGGTGTAGGTGAAATTGCAGTTACAAGAATTAATTTTCCGTCTTTATTTTTAGTAGTTTTATCAAGAAAATCATATGTAATTTTTGCTTTATCATTCCCATAGAGAATGAGACCATTTTCATCGATACCAATACTTGATGCTATTTCAGTAATTGGCTTTTTTTTAGCTAAACTAGCAATTTCTAAATCACTTTTTACACTGGTCATATCACTACTCCAAGAACCATAAGAAACTTAGTATATCTATCTTAAACAGACAATCAAAGGCTTTTTTTTGCTAAATTAAAAGCTTCTACAGCCCTAATTCTTGAAGTTTTAAGATCAAGAATTTTGTTGGGATATTTTAGATATTTTCGGTGCTCATCAGATGGATCGTGAATAGAAGATTTATCTAAATCTTTTAACTCTGGGACGTATTTTTTAATAAATGAGCCATCTTTATCAAAATTTTTAGATTGAGTGATTGGATTAAAAATTCGAAAATAAGGAGCTGCATCTGTACCAGTAGAGCTGCTCCATTGCCAACCACCGTTGTTAGAAGCAAAATCGCCGTCAATTAAATTTTTCATAAAAAACTCCTCTCCAAGTCTCCAATCATGAAGCATGTTTTTAGTAAAGAACATTGCGACAACCATTCTTAGCCTGTTGTGCATCCAACCTTCATGCATTAATTGACGCATTGCTGCATCTATTATTGGAAATCCAGTAGCTCCATTTTTCCATGCTTCAAATTGTTTAGAATCAAATAACCAATTTATAGAATTTGTGTAGTCTTGGAATGGCATCCCTTTGCTAACTTTTGGAAAACAATACATAATATTTTTGTAGAATTCTCTCCAAACAATTTCATCTACCCATTTGGTAATGCCAATGTTGCCAGAAGTAAATTCAAAATTATTTAATTTCATAGCCTCTAAGATACAGCGTTTTGGTGAAATTATTCCAAGTGAAAGATATGGTGATAGTCTACTAGTTCCGTCCAAAATAGGATCATTTCTATCTTTAGAGTAGTCATAAACTTTTTTAGATAAAAATTTTTTTAGTATTTTTTTTGATTCTTGTTCACCTATTTTCCAATTAGTCATATCAACTTTGTGAGATTTTTTGAACTTAAAATCAAATTGATTTACATTTGATTTAAGATTTGATTTTTCAAATATTGGATAAGTAAAATCTATATCTAGTAATTCCATTTTAAAATTTTCTATCCATCTTCTCTTAAAAGGTGTGAATACTGAAAAAGGTTTGCCCTGACCTGTCTTTAAAAAACCTGGTTCAAATAGAACTTTATCGTGAAAAGATTCTGAGATAATATCATTTTTTTTAAGTAGAACTTTTACGGCATCATCTCTATTTTTTTCATCTTCTCCAAATTCATTATTTAAAAATAATTTATTAATATTATTTTGTTTTGAATAATCCAAAATTAATCTAGGTATTTCAATAATATTTTTAGATTTTATAATAGTAAGAGGGATATTAAGCTTTTTTAAAGATTTGTTAAGATCTTTAAGTGATTGTATTAAAAAATCTATTTTACAATTAGCTTCATAGTGTTTTTTTATTTGATCTTCAGAAAATATATATATAGCTTCAACAGATTTAGAATTTTTGCATGCATTTTTTAATGCAGGATTATCATCAATTCTTAAATCAGTCCTTAGCCATACTAAACTATTCATTATTAATTCCTTTTAAAATTTTATTTTTTAAATCTTGCTTTTCCATTTTTATTTTTTTTATATTATTTCTTATATTACAGTCATTAAATTCTAGCTCAGATTTAATTGAGATTCTTGTTATAAGATTTGTCTTAATATACTTATATACTTGATCTTGATGTCTTTTTTCTTTTTTAT
Proteins encoded in this region:
- a CDS encoding endonuclease NucS, coding for MEFLKDFIKQTETDSLKTKDYPKEFLDLKMKVSFGQGNLSKVPWVALRAPDMPVSNGYNPVYLFYKEQNILILAYGISETHIPETSWTREIHDSKTKISNFIENPFRYGDSFVYKHYEPEIKNGDVIFCRDGKEISDEELLQELKEIVNFFKECLNIELKDEKSSMSSGLFYMEQQLEDFIIENWNETEFGKKYDLIYEEGDLKSQQYMTDIGRIDILAKDKKDGHHVVIELKRNQTSDDTVGQILRYMGWIEEKKQDENVKGIIVAGKFDEKLYYAQKRAKDVEIFTYEVNFSLNEYKR
- the guaA gene encoding glutamine-hydrolyzing GMP synthase; the protein is MSKLSVSNKKIDTILVLDFGSQYTQLIARRVRESLVYSEILPWDISEEKIIKLNPKAVILSGGPNSVTESFTPRIPKCLFDINVPILGICYGMQTLAEQMGGSVISSNQKEFGHSELKIVNDSTLFKNLPKKLNVWMSHGDQVQDLPDEFDLIASTQTAPVAAMQHKTLPIYALQFHPEVTHTKSGNEILDNFIFDIAKAKSEWKMDDLISSRINEIKDQVGDKKVLLGLSGGVDSSVTAALLNKAIGKKLTCVFVDNGLLRKDEAISVMETFKEHMNLNVIKSDSQEIFFRHLKNIEDPEQKRKIIGRTFIDVFDSEATKLKDISFLAQGTIYPDVIESSGSESKEARVIKSHHNVGGLPEEMKLNLVEPLRDLFKDEVRKMGAAMGISSSMINRHPFPGPGLGVRILGEVTKEKVKVLQEADNIFIEELIKADHYNKVSQAFAVLLPIKSVGVVGDERRYAEVIGLRAVETVDFMTARWAHLPYEFLEHVSNRIVNEIEDVSRVVYDISSKPPATIEWE
- the guaB gene encoding IMP dehydrogenase, with product MDKVKSKALTFDDVLLLPRYSDFLPSEAVTETYLTKNIALKTPLISAAMDTVTESRMGISLAEAGGIGIVHKNNSIEEQSNIVRAVKKYESGIVRDPVTIHSTKSISELKQLTNELNISGMPVLDNGELMGIVTSRDFRYADNMESSVASIMTPLNRLVTVQEGTSQDEVKRLMYENRIEKVLVLDSQKLLTGLVTMKDIEKSAQHPDATKDSSGRLMVGAALGTGSDTMERAEALFKSGVDVFVIDSAHGHSKNVIKTVQLIKKEFKDIDIIGGNIATADAAIELAKAGVDAVKVGMGPGSICTTRIVAGIGVPQISAILDIKDALKDKNVNIIADGGIRFSGDIAKAISAGADSVMLGGLFAGTEEAPGEVELFQGRSFKTYRGMGSIGAMTEREDANRYLQEDVDADKLVPEGIEGRVPYKGLVINVINQLIGGLRQSMGYVGCKTINEMQKNSQFIEITNAGMTESHVHDVMITKEAPNYQRS
- a CDS encoding 4a-hydroxytetrahydrobiopterin dehydratase, which gives rise to MNELINKKCEACRIDAPKVSNEEIPILMSQIPLWDVIEENNIKKLTCLFKFSDYEQSLVFTNKVATLADEEDHHPKITLEWGKVRVIWWSHKIQGLHQNDFICAAKTDRLYKN
- a CDS encoding class II fumarate hydratase yields the protein MKFRIEKDSLGEVKVPSKALWGAQTQRAINNFPISGIKMDFPFTKSFVSSLGIIKDAAAKANLKLKLISSKKSKSISKAAKEIWQEKHHHEFPIDVFQTGSGTSSNMNANEVIANLASKYSKTSISPNDDVNMSQSSNDVIPTAIKISAHMDLTSKLLPALENLIKDIDSKAVSVEGVIKTGRTHLMDAMPIDFAEEIGAWSSQLKSSKEMLHILENKLLQLPQGGTAVGSGINAHKQFAKNFSIEVSKLLKHKFVPSKNFYHELSAQDTSVQLSGELKNLAIVLMKISNDLRWMNSGPLAGLSEIELKALQPGSSIMPGKVNPVIPEAVAMVSADVIGNDASISVAAQSGNFQLNVMLPVIAYNLLKSISLLAGSMSVLSKKAIKSFKVNHNNLNESLQKNPILVTALNPIIGYEKAAFIAKKAYKEKRPIIDVAEEETNISKAKLAKLLNPSKLSKGGI
- a CDS encoding class II aldolase/adducin family protein, with the translated sequence MSNVSPIKIDILDGRLPVKEKGIKMQEFSSTAELRRNQLEKLAAGFRLFDYFGFNEGLAGHITYRDPEFADHFWVNPLGVHFSQISVSDLILVNHDGNIIQGDKDINVAAFAIHSRLHQARPDINSAAHSHSIYGRTFSTLGKLLDPISQDACAFYENQSIYKDFSGVVEEVDEGDEIAKALGDKKVIIMQNHGILTTGPSVDIALWFYMSMERSCQAQLMAEAAGDPVIIDHETAVKTREFIANDIAAWASYQPAFDKIVKAQPDLLD
- a CDS encoding aldehyde dehydrogenase family protein, producing the protein MRDELNFYINGEWVESDSSETIEVVNPANEEIIGHVTAGSKQDINSAVKAANEAFKSFGQTTKKERIEYLEAIIKEYENRYQDFVETITLEMGAPTWLSNRAQASTGIKNFNETLDALKIYEFEKPEGDYLLRKEPIGVIGMITPWNWPMNQITTKVSAAIASGCTMILKPSEISPYCAMLLAEVIDKAGLPKGVFNLVNGYGPIVGAALSEHVNVDMMSITGSTRAGIAVAQASAASVKRVSQELGGKSANIILDSVADLEKSVKGGVGHCFLNSGQSCNAPTRLLVSEKNYEKAVEVAVEVANSTTVGDPNGEYRIGPISNRTQYEKIIRMIEIGIEEGAKLVAGGIDKPDGYEKGFYVKPTVFADVTNDMTIAQEEIFGPVLCIIKYNTEDEAINIANDSEYGLAGYVQGELSHAQEVGRKIRAGQITINGGARGTGAPFGGYKTSGNGREHGVHGMEDFLETKALIFPQAS
- a CDS encoding formate--tetrahydrofolate ligase translates to MTSVKSDLEIASLAKKKPITEIASSIGIDENGLILYGNDKAKITYDFLDKTTKNKDGKLILVTAISPTPAGEGKTTTSVGLVDGLCSIGKKALICLREPSLGPCFGMKGGAAGGGYAQVVPMTDINLHFTGDFHAISAAHNLLSALVDNHIHWENSLEIDPRRITWRRVVDMNDRSLRDITCGLGGVGNGIPRQSGFDITVASEIMAVFCLATDLKDLEERIGNIVIGYKRNQEPIKVRQLNAQGALTALLRDAFQPNLVQTLENNPALMHGGPFANIAHGCNSVIATKSALKLADYVVTEAGFGADLGAEKFFDIKCRKAELKPDAVVLVATTKALKMHGGVKKEDLNSENIDAVINGCENLGRHIENIKKFGVPVVVAINDFITDTQNEHNAIVKFCENLKVSCKISSHWSDGGKGAESLAQEVVEIIESNTSNFKLLYDDEMTLWEKTKSIAKNIYGAENIIADKKVRNKFEKFEKDGFGSYPICMAKTQYSFSTDPLLMGAPSGHEVPIREIRLCSGAEFIVVICGEIMTMPGLPRKPASEAISVDDKKNIKGLF
- a CDS encoding DNA photolyase family protein; translation: MNSLVWLRTDLRIDDNPALKNACKNSKSVEAIYIFSEDQIKKHYEANCKIDFLIQSLKDLNKSLKKLNIPLTIIKSKNIIEIPRLILDYSKQNNINKLFLNNEFGEDEKNRDDAVKVLLKKNDIISESFHDKVLFEPGFLKTGQGKPFSVFTPFKRRWIENFKMELLDIDFTYPIFEKSNLKSNVNQFDFKFKKSHKVDMTNWKIGEQESKKILKKFLSKKVYDYSKDRNDPILDGTSRLSPYLSLGIISPKRCILEAMKLNNFEFTSGNIGITKWVDEIVWREFYKNIMYCFPKVSKGMPFQDYTNSINWLFDSKQFEAWKNGATGFPIIDAAMRQLMHEGWMHNRLRMVVAMFFTKNMLHDWRLGEEFFMKNLIDGDFASNNGGWQWSSSTGTDAAPYFRIFNPITQSKNFDKDGSFIKKYVPELKDLDKSSIHDPSDEHRKYLKYPNKILDLKTSRIRAVEAFNLAKKSL